The following nucleotide sequence is from Podospora bellae-mahoneyi strain CBS 112042 chromosome 1 map unlocalized CBS112042p_1, whole genome shotgun sequence.
AGCTCCACGTTGATGGGGGCTGTtgggtcgtggaggagggggatggtgtgGCCTATTcggagggaggttgtggggtgagggaggggggatatgtctgtctcgaggatgaggtcagGGATTTGAGGGTGCTGGGGGGTCCTCGGGTCGCGCCAGGCCATCTCTTGGCGGAAGGAGAGGTTCAAGGCTGGCAGGAAACGGGAGGATAGAAGCTGGtcaagacggcggcggctgtGAATGGATGGGCCTGGGGGCTGGTAGTGGTCCAGAACCAATGGGGCGAGTCTGATAGGGTCATCGAGGAGACCGTGGACTGagccggtgatggtgagggttgggtcAGTGAACCGGATGGGAGGCTTGGTTGATGccttcttttgctgctgctgctccggAAGAGGTGCCTtcttttctccctcttctgaATCTTCAAAGAAGTCTTTCAAGACCTTCACAAGGGTTACTGAGGCTTCCTCGAACGGCTCTTTGAATCCTGGCAAGGCCACGGTGGCAGATTTTTGCAGCGAGAAGTCCAGCACTTCCACTCCAGGGTTTCCACGCTTCGCAAGTTCCTCAGAAGACGCAAGTAGAGGCGAAGCATTCACCCTGAATCCCAAGTCTGTAGTCGCCCGGGCATCCCGGCGAGTTAGGAGGATATACTGATCTTGGATCTTGCTCTCATAAGTGGTCTGCTTCTCTGCACCAAGAAGGGCAACATCAAGCTCggcctcgtcatcctccgaGTCATACCCCTCGATGGTCGACAAGTCGTAACCAATTCTTCGTGATGGGTCGGCCAAGACTTCATATGCCGCTTGAACCATCCCCAGATAGAAGCCTGCCGGGCTCTGCAGAGGTCCTGACTGCCTCTCCACAGCAAGCACTTGAACGAGGCGGTTATAGGCAGCCTGAACCTCCTCTCGCCTTAGTGCCGGCCCCTTCTTGGGAAGACACATAAGCTCATAGTAGCTTCTGTCCAGAGGGCCGTCTGCGAATAGCTTCCTGATGACCTCTCGCTCGGCGGCAaccttttcatcatcatcctggTCCTCTCCGCCCAAGTGCTCAGACGCCAGGGTCGAACCCACAAAGGAGGAAGCGTCGTCAAAATCAAACTCTAGCACGCTCCTGGTTGCTGCAAAGTGTTCACGAAGGGAATAGCGATCTGTTTCAGCAGCAGGTGGGCGCAGCGACTGGCGATCAGCCTCGGCTGGACGTGCCGCCCTCTGGGAGCCATGGTTAGCCGGGGCTCTGGATCGCTGGGAGCGGATAGAACGCGTGTCCTCGTAGGTGGAGGGAGGTCTATTCGTCCTTCGCGACATGATGAGAGAGCCGAGAGTGACGACGCCGAGAAGAAACCAAAAGAGGCGTGTTGAAAGAAGACAAAAAGAATGGTTCGAGAATATCCCTTGATAGAGAATCGGGTTAGCTATCGCGGGGCTCAATGCAGGATGATGAGTGGTTCACCGCCGCTTGATGGGTAGCGGATAGGTGCCGAGCCTTCTGATGCGACATGGCGACAGGGGGGCTCGACTGCTAGCTCGTTTGAGGAACTACAATAAAAGAAGCCGACGTGCCACATGCCAGTCAGGTATTCAAGAATCAAGATGGCGAGCAACTTTTTCATTACGAGATATATCGGGGACATATTTCCAGCTGCCCAGAAGTGCTGAAGAAACGGACGCGTAAGGTTCACTCCCGGCGGGCACCTGTAGTTGGCCAGTTCTCACAGGACAAGATGCTAACAGTTGTTAAAAATGGCAAGATGGAGAATAGGGCTTAAACTGCGCCTCAACCGGACGCCTTTCCACCTGGAAGGGAGACACCAGAGGAGACACTATACAGGATACAAGTAGCACACAACTCGGTGCAGATCTCACATTTTAAAGTTATACAATAGAGAGAcggggaagaaaaaaaaaggacctGACCTGGAAGCGGCAGGCAACTggaaggcaaggcaaggtcACCGCGATAAGCACCCTTATCGGCTGCAAGCAACTGGACTGGTCTGGGTGGATTGCCAGGCAAGGCATCCCTGCAAAGCTACGCTAAACGGCAAGCGCAGCGAAACGCGCGCCTGGTCAAAGGACTCTTCTCAAAAAGATGCTGGCCGTGTGCCCCTCACTCTGTCTGCTGACATTGGGCGCTCTCTCgcccacaccaccgccaatTTGCAACATCGATCCCGCACCCCCAGCGACCGCGCAAACGAGCGCACCCGTCTCCAGAATGGCCAGAGTCTATGCCGATGTCAACCAGAACATGCCCAGGAGCTACTGGGACTATGATTCTGTCAATATCAGCTGGGGCGCTCTCGAAAACTACGAAGTTGTTCGCAAGATCGGTCAGTCATTTTAACCCTCCTTCCAAACAACGACTCGCTGACCCCCCacactcccccttccccaggCCGCGGCAAGTACTCGGAGGTCTTCGAGGGAATAAACGTCGTCAACTATCAAAAATGCGTCATCAAGGTGCTCAAGCCCgtaaaaaagaagaagatcaagcgCGAGATCAAGATCCTGCAGAACCTGGCAGGCGGCCCCAACATCGTCGCCCTGCTCGACGTGGTTAGGGACTCGCAGAGCAAAACCCCATCGCTCATCTTCGAGTttgtcaacaacaccgaCTTCCGAACCCTGTACCCCAAGTTTGTCGACATCGACGTCCGCTACTACATCTACGAGCTCCTCAAGGCCCTCGACTACTGCCACAGCAAGGGCATCATGCACCGCGACGTGAAGCCTCATAACGTTATGATCGATCATGAGAACAGAAAGGCACGAccaccatcaaaacaccTCTGGCTCTCTCTCTAACCTGACCACTACTGACACTCTCTCAATAGTTGCGCCTCATCGATTGGGGTCTCGCCGAATTCTACCACCCAGGTACCGAGTACAACGTGCGCGTCGCCTCGCGCTACTTCAAGGGTCCCGAGCTTCTCGTCGACTACCAGGAATACGATTACAGCCTGGACATGTGGAGCCTGGGCGCCATGTTCGCCTCCATGATCTTCCGCAAGGAGCCATTTTTCCACGGCCAGAGCAACGCCGATCAGCTCGTCAAGATCGCCAAGGTGCTCGGCACCGACGACCTGTTTGACTACCTAGACAAGTACGAGATCGAGCTGGACACACAGTACGATGACATTCTGGGCCGTTTCCAAAAGAAGCCCTGGCACAGCTTTGTCAATGCAGACAATCAACGATTTGTCTCGAACGAGGCGATTGATttcctcgacaagctgctTCGATACGACCATGCGGTAGGTTTTTGTTTACCGTGATGAGATGTCATCCGATGCTAATGATAAAATAAAGGAACGTCTCACCGCCAAGGAAGCCATGGCCCACCCTTACTTTGCGCCAATTCGCGATGAGGGCATCCTCCAGCGCTATCTCGCCGGCGAAGCAATCTAGTTGATACGTAAGGACGATCCGGTCAGAAAATTCTGGTCACCTGCCATCCCGGACGCGGATGACTCGTGGGCTTGCTGAGGAGTGGAAAGCGGCTGGAAGGAAGGCAGGACAGCCTCCCCAAGTAGCAGCCTAGCGCAGAGAGGAAATTTGATTTTGATACcagggctgctgctgctggagtcGGGAccgagggagggggacatgccgaggttggggggagggggggaaagtGATTGTGGGTGGGTGTGAGGAGAtgggagattgaggagaatgaagagagagagagagaaagaaacaCAACTTGAATAAAGTAGTTAGTGAAATATCGTTTGGTGCGATTAGAAATGGCAAGGAGTATGGGATTTCGTGGttcttattttttttggtttttttgattgtttttttttatttggGGGTGTGGTAATTCTTTCCTCTGTATGTGAGGCGAGGGAGTGCGAAGGAAGGATAGGGTAGGGTAGCGAATGGATGTGTTGGTTTATTTCAGGGGCTGATGACACTTCTGAGCTGTGTCATGTTGCATTTATGATAAGGTTATATTTATTACCCTGAACTACCTATCAGGTTTGACTCTCTGTCTGTTCTTTGACTACCAGCCCTAAATCACAGCACAACCTGGTTCTACGAGCCTGGAAGGGCTAGGCTTGTGGCCGAGTCGGGACCATGGAATATGCAAAGGCGCTGTAGTAAAAGAGCTATGAGCTCACGGAAAATGTGAAGTAAGTTTATAACTGGACTGTGGGGTGAGTCGTGGGATGGTAATTAGCTGTGAAATATCAGCTGTGCAATATCAGCTGTGAAATATCAACTCTGAAATATCGGCTTTGAAATTTTGGCTGCGAAATGATAGCTGTGATATAATTACTGTGAAAATGGTGGATTGAGAGGTGTGAAAAAAAGGGTTATGAAAAAGCTGGTGTGAAAAATTACTAGGGAAAAAGTAATTGTGAAAGACTACGGTGGAAAGAACAGTAATGAAGAACCATCATAAAAGATTGCTACAAAGAATTGATGTGAGATAGTGGCTACCTGTAGTTGTACATATGAAGTGTTGAATGGAACCGAGAGCCAAATGCTGTGAAGTGATCCCTGTGGTAAGGTAGTTGAACACCAAGTGTGGTGACAGTATCTACTACGACGGTGTGAaaagggaggggttgaaatAATTATTGCTTCCAAACAAGAGGTGTTGATTGTTGCAAAATAGAGCAGTGAACTATTAACTGTGAATCAAGAGGGTGCGAATTGAAAGCAGCGAAATAAATGGCTGTGAAGTAAGAGGTGTGAGAGAATAGCTGTCAGGTAAGCAGCTGGAATGGATAGAATGAGAACCCAGGAGATAAAACAAGACTTGCGAAATTACAAAACCGCAAGCAGACTATCCTTCTGATTCTCCAATCCGTAATGCTGTATCCAGCCCATAGCCAGCTGTAGGGTAGGCAAAGTCACTTTCTCTTATAGTTCAGATCAATCTAGACCATCACCTATGTTCGCTCATCAACACTTATCTCTCCACACCCCTCTCAATATCGCACCATTACGCCTCAATCCCCCTCGCAGCATTCAAAATCCTACTCTCAATAATatcaacccacctctccgcATTCGTCCAATCCCCCTGATCAATGCTCTCCATCAAACCCGGGAACACCGCCCCGGAGTACCCCGTCCACAGTCCCGGAGCAAACACCACGTGTTTGAACCAGGGCCTGTTGTCCAGCCCTTCCTCATACAAGAAGCTACGCTCGAGGTACTTATACTTGGTGTTGGCCTTGCGAACCGCGCAATGATGGCGGACTTTACGAGGCAGATCCCACCAGGGGATTTCGTCGTTTTCTGAGATGTGTCGAAGCTCATCGGCTAGGAGATCAAGATGGTAGGCGTGGTAGGTGAGGGTTTGAAGGGCTTCATGGAGGCGAGTAAGGGATTTGCGGaaggttttgggggtgtgtTTGGATGTGGTGGAAACAGAAACAGGGGAGGAAATGTTGCGGGTGGAGGAGCGAAGTTCAAACATTTCTTCGTCGGTTACGCTTGCCGAAAGGACTTCAgctggggggatgaggtAGGC
It contains:
- a CDS encoding uncharacterized protein (EggNog:ENOG503NZ06; COG:O), which translates into the protein MKKLLAILILEYLTGMWHVGFFYCSSSNELAVEPPCRHVASEGSAPIRYPSSGGIFSNHSFCLLSTRLFWFLLGVVTLGSLIMSRRTNRPPSTYEDTRSIRSQRSRAPANHGSQRAARPAEADRQSLRPPAAETDRYSLREHFAATRSVLEFDFDDASSFVGSTLASEHLGGEDQDDDEKVAAEREVIRKLFADGPLDRSYYELMCLPKKGPALRREEVQAAYNRLVQVLAVERQSGPLQSPAGFYLGMVQAAYEVLADPSRRIGYDLSTIEGYDSEDDEAELDVALLGAEKQTTYESKIQDQYILLTRRDARATTDLGFRVNASPLLASSEELAKRGNPGVEVLDFSLQKSATVALPGFKEPFEEASVTLVKVLKDFFEDSEEGEKKAPLPEQQQQKKASTKPPIRFTDPTLTITGSVHGLLDDPIRLAPLVLDHYQPPGPSIHSRRRLDQLLSSRFLPALNLSFRQEMAWRDPRTPQHPQIPDLILETDISPLPHPTTSLRIGHTIPLLHDPTAPINVELFASKIWSHNITNFGLAAHKRVGADSNGTAFLIADSGDFSLFNLASSRPKECADMTHFSRTFGSRSLASFTNPPTLEVGYSFAQPDLGIHQGKSLTRPSARGLSVLDADLDENKPGSWTISTGFTPGNIAAYLRYGRDFFSSYLPGRAKGGIRGEVELAGTVQKDFYLAFRALKSFGRFSKAGLEVGLSPFNLHLSLYWSRLGQRFSLPFLMASGAGRSKLGMKVLFWSTVFPFAALAACELYKQRQRQRRAVAKARGPGINPAALRQYINKRRTEADELTVILATGAEGRQREERQKGGLVILSAKYGVRNAPPEEVADVTIALAALVDDWGRLHIPKGVKKGKLLGFWDPNPMAGQQGKVLRVRYLWGYKEYSVEVEGREELRLP
- the CKA2 gene encoding Casein kinase II subunit alpha' (COG:D; COG:K; COG:T; EggNog:ENOG503NWKT), whose translation is MLAVCPSLCLLTLGALSPTPPPICNIDPAPPATAQTSAPVSRMARVYADVNQNMPRSYWDYDSVNISWGALENYEVVRKIGRGKYSEVFEGINVVNYQKCVIKVLKPVKKKKIKREIKILQNLAGGPNIVALLDVVRDSQSKTPSLIFEFVNNTDFRTLYPKFVDIDVRYYIYELLKALDYCHSKGIMHRDVKPHNVMIDHENRKLRLIDWGLAEFYHPGTEYNVRVASRYFKGPELLVDYQEYDYSLDMWSLGAMFASMIFRKEPFFHGQSNADQLVKIAKVLGTDDLFDYLDKYEIELDTQYDDILGRFQKKPWHSFVNADNQRFVSNEAIDFLDKLLRYDHAERLTAKEAMAHPYFAPIRDEGILQRYLAGEAI